The proteins below are encoded in one region of Winogradskyella helgolandensis:
- the argH gene encoding argininosuccinate lyase, with the protein MKLWDKGFSIDKKIELFTVGNDREIDMHIAKYDVEASRAHAVMLESIGIITSEELIQLKSGLKVLADSIDRGTFIIEESFEDVHSKIEHELTKTLGEVGKKIHTARSRNDQVLVALQLYYKENLQIINDKTKTFFDTLLSLAETHKTQLLPGYTHLQVAMPSSFGLWFSAYAELLIDDVYVLNAVSKIADQNPLGSAAGYGSSFPIDRNITTKELGFSTLKYNVVAAQLSRGKSERAIASALGGLCNTMARFAMDICLYMSQNFGFITFPDELTTGSSIMPHKKNPDVFELIRGKCNKIQALHSEMLLITNNLPSGYHRDFQLLKENIINAFEDVKDILDIFNYSIQQIIVKDIDLTDEKYQYLFTVDSINNLVVDGMSFREAYQKIGGQVQAGTYTPDLGKEHSHIGSIHNLCLEDIRAKYPK; encoded by the coding sequence ATGAAACTTTGGGACAAAGGATTTTCAATAGATAAAAAGATAGAATTATTTACCGTTGGTAACGATAGAGAAATTGATATGCATATTGCTAAATACGATGTGGAAGCATCGCGAGCACACGCTGTGATGTTAGAGTCTATAGGGATTATTACTTCGGAAGAATTGATTCAATTAAAATCAGGATTAAAAGTCTTAGCTGATTCCATTGACAGAGGAACGTTTATTATTGAAGAATCATTTGAAGATGTACATTCTAAAATTGAACACGAGCTTACCAAAACTTTAGGCGAGGTCGGTAAAAAAATCCACACCGCACGCTCTAGAAATGATCAAGTTTTAGTGGCCCTTCAACTCTATTATAAAGAAAATCTTCAAATCATAAACGACAAAACAAAAACCTTTTTCGATACACTTTTAAGTCTAGCTGAAACCCATAAAACCCAACTTTTACCTGGTTATACGCATTTACAAGTTGCTATGCCTTCCTCATTTGGGTTATGGTTTTCTGCCTATGCGGAATTGTTAATTGATGATGTTTATGTACTGAATGCCGTTTCCAAAATTGCAGATCAAAACCCATTAGGTTCTGCTGCTGGATACGGTAGTTCATTTCCAATTGACAGAAATATTACAACTAAAGAATTAGGCTTTTCAACCTTAAAATATAATGTAGTTGCGGCACAATTAAGCAGAGGAAAAAGTGAGCGCGCTATCGCAAGTGCTTTAGGTGGCTTATGTAACACTATGGCACGTTTTGCTATGGATATTTGCTTGTATATGAGTCAGAATTTTGGATTTATAACATTCCCAGATGAATTGACTACAGGAAGTAGTATTATGCCACACAAAAAGAATCCTGATGTGTTTGAATTAATACGAGGTAAGTGTAATAAAATTCAAGCTTTACATTCTGAAATGCTATTAATCACGAATAATTTACCAAGCGGTTACCACAGAGATTTTCAACTATTGAAAGAAAACATCATCAATGCTTTTGAAGATGTAAAGGACATTCTGGACATCTTTAATTATTCCATTCAACAAATCATCGTGAAGGATATTGACCTCACAGATGAGAAATACCAATACCTGTTTACAGTAGACAGCATTAATAATTTAGTGGTTGATGGCATGAGTTTTAGAGAAGCGTATCAAAAAATAGGAGGGCAAGTTCAAGCAGGAACTTATACTCCAGATTTAGGAAAAGAACACTCTCATATTGGGAGTATTCATAATTTGTGTTTAGAAGATATTCGAGCAAAGTATCCTAAATAA